One window of the Acidimicrobiales bacterium genome contains the following:
- a CDS encoding DUF2867 domain-containing protein, with the protein MRRLGTTPRQTAPVTTTPFRVGEANFACAYAVDIAADDDRTSEEWAREAWEGAPAPMRWFMVLGWRFVLGLRLGPRGSMDHILGWRIVASRPDATACELRSRFLQAYNTFVKDSGRLVWSTLVFYERLSARLIWPPVSLLHRPLVRMALRRARAAPPHLPDGR; encoded by the coding sequence ATGAGACGGTTGGGAACGACGCCGAGGCAGACCGCTCCGGTCACGACCACGCCGTTCAGGGTCGGAGAAGCGAACTTCGCGTGCGCGTACGCCGTCGACATCGCCGCTGACGACGATCGGACCTCGGAGGAGTGGGCGCGGGAGGCGTGGGAGGGAGCACCGGCACCGATGCGCTGGTTCATGGTGCTGGGCTGGCGCTTCGTGCTCGGACTGCGTCTGGGCCCGCGTGGGTCGATGGACCACATTCTCGGATGGCGGATCGTCGCGAGCCGCCCGGACGCAACGGCATGCGAGCTCCGGTCCCGGTTCCTCCAGGCCTACAACACGTTCGTGAAGGACAGCGGTCGACTCGTGTGGTCGACGCTCGTCTTCTACGAGCGGCTCAGCGCTCGGCTCATCTGGCCACCGGTGTCGCTCTTGCACCGGCCCCTTGTCCGCATGGCCTTGCGGCGGGCGCGGGCGGCCCCGCCTCACCTGCCAGACGGCCGTTGA
- a CDS encoding ABC transporter permease — protein sequence MIVLPLVGLLERVSWSTLLSDLSAHDAYVALRLSLETSLGALAIALVLGLPLAWILARRRFPGRSVLRGLVTLPMVLPPVVGGIALLYAFGRRGLAGQLIYNLTGWRFVFNTSGAILAEAFVSMPFLIVTAEAAFRSMDRRGEEAAATLGAGPAYRFRRVTLPAVAPALAAGAALTWARALGEFGATITFAGNLPGSTQTTPLLIYLDIESGHEATALALSLVLLAVSLGVLVGLRDRWLGNP from the coding sequence ATGATCGTCCTGCCCCTGGTGGGGCTGCTGGAACGGGTCTCCTGGTCGACGCTCCTGTCGGACCTGTCGGCGCACGACGCCTACGTGGCCCTGCGGCTGTCGCTCGAGACCTCTCTGGGGGCCCTGGCCATCGCCCTGGTGCTGGGGCTGCCCCTCGCCTGGATCCTGGCCCGCCGCCGGTTCCCGGGGCGGTCGGTCCTACGGGGGCTGGTGACGCTGCCGATGGTTCTTCCCCCCGTGGTCGGGGGCATCGCCCTGCTCTATGCGTTCGGCCGGCGGGGGCTGGCGGGCCAGCTCATCTACAACCTGACCGGGTGGCGGTTCGTGTTCAACACCTCGGGCGCCATCCTGGCCGAGGCGTTCGTGTCGATGCCCTTCCTGATCGTCACGGCCGAGGCGGCCTTCCGGTCGATGGACCGACGGGGCGAAGAGGCCGCCGCCACGCTGGGGGCGGGCCCCGCCTACCGGTTCCGACGGGTCACCCTGCCGGCCGTGGCCCCGGCCCTGGCCGCGGGAGCGGCTCTCACCTGGGCGCGGGCCCTCGGAGAGTTCGGGGCCACGATCACCTTTGCGGGCAACCTCCCCGGGTCCACCCAGACGACTCCCTTGCTCATCTATCTGGACATCGAATCTGGTCACGAAGCCACCGCCCTGGCCCTGTCCCTGGTGCTTCTGGCCGTGTCGCTCGGAGTCTTGGTCGGGCTCCGGGACCGCTGGCTCGGCAACCCGTGA
- a CDS encoding class I SAM-dependent methyltransferase, whose amino-acid sequence MVDRDLPASIPGVGRQRWNHNIHYGLQLLDLVPAGATDALEVGCGEGWLVGELTGRVSNVVGLDPDEESISAARSHHAVGGVGYVQADLLNHPFRPASFDFISCVSGLHHMDEEVGLVRMIDLLRPGGTVAIVGLARARLPYDLPWELAGAVATRARREVDDPRIVNVEADVFDWVPEHRHDLVFFGMWLSHVPPPAFERFWEKVKSCLAPGGRVVFVDEDHRASGVVDDPRLVEGVPVVRRVLADGREYDVVKVFWNVEELEDRLGRLGWDIRVARLGDMLLYGDSGG is encoded by the coding sequence ATGGTCGATCGGGACCTCCCAGCGTCGATCCCCGGGGTGGGACGGCAGCGGTGGAACCACAACATCCACTACGGGCTCCAGCTCCTGGACCTCGTCCCCGCCGGGGCCACGGACGCCCTCGAGGTGGGTTGCGGCGAAGGGTGGCTGGTGGGGGAGCTCACCGGGCGGGTGAGCAACGTCGTCGGCCTCGATCCCGATGAGGAGAGCATCTCAGCGGCGCGGAGCCACCACGCCGTCGGAGGCGTCGGGTACGTGCAGGCCGACCTTCTCAACCATCCGTTCAGGCCCGCCTCCTTCGACTTCATCTCCTGCGTCTCCGGCCTTCACCACATGGACGAGGAAGTGGGGCTGGTCCGCATGATCGACCTGTTGCGCCCCGGAGGCACCGTGGCCATCGTCGGCTTGGCGCGAGCCCGGCTGCCCTACGATCTTCCCTGGGAGCTGGCCGGCGCCGTGGCCACCCGGGCGCGTCGCGAAGTGGACGACCCCCGCATCGTCAACGTAGAGGCTGACGTGTTCGACTGGGTTCCCGAGCACAGGCACGACCTCGTGTTCTTCGGGATGTGGCTCTCGCATGTCCCGCCGCCGGCGTTCGAGCGCTTCTGGGAGAAGGTGAAAAGCTGTCTGGCGCCCGGCGGGCGGGTAGTCTTCGTGGACGAGGACCACCGGGCGAGCGGAGTTGTCGATGACCCTCGGCTGGTGGAAGGAGTTCCAGTCGTCCGGCGGGTGCTGGCCGACGGGCGGGAGTACGACGTCGTGAAGGTCTTCTGGAACGTCGAGGAGCTCGAGGACCGGCTCGGTCGGCTGGGCTGGGACATCCGGGTCGCCAGACTCGGCGACATGCTCCTGTACGGCGATTCCGGGGGATGA
- a CDS encoding FAD-dependent oxidoreductase encodes MTGAPIVIIGGGLAGAKAAESLRGWGYEERITLVTGEPLRPYERPALSKSYLRGRSGFDDTAVHAERWYAGHGVELLTSTRAVALDPAARRVRLEPGGTITYDQLLLATGAHPRRLTVPGSGLEGVYHLRTVADADAIRAAAMPGRRAIVVGAGWIGTEVAASLRRLGLEIALVFRSGVPFARSLGADIGAVFADLHAEHGVALHPGVTVTAVRGRSAVEGVELSNGTILDADLVVAGLGVEPAVELAQAAGLKVAGGVLTDAGLATSAPGVYAAGDVASVEHPVFGTRVRSEHWWSALTQPPVAAANMLGHPAAYDWIPTFTSKQYDVMVEYTGHAPGCDTVVFRGAPESRHFAAFWIDGGRVAAGMTVGIPGLERHIRALVSRGTPVSLAALADEDASLADLAATATRAKEQLMAHEHQHPEITEGLRQWYDACPCCMSQALPEVKQALDEERATASTHSAH; translated from the coding sequence ATGACCGGGGCACCGATCGTCATCATCGGCGGCGGACTGGCCGGCGCCAAGGCGGCCGAGTCGCTCCGAGGATGGGGTTACGAAGAGCGCATCACGCTGGTCACCGGCGAGCCGCTTCGTCCTTACGAGCGGCCTGCTCTGTCCAAGTCCTACCTACGGGGGCGTTCCGGCTTCGACGACACCGCCGTGCACGCCGAGCGCTGGTACGCCGGCCACGGCGTCGAGTTGCTGACCTCCACCCGGGCCGTCGCCCTCGACCCCGCTGCCCGGCGCGTGAGGCTCGAACCGGGTGGCACCATCACCTATGACCAGCTGCTGCTGGCCACCGGTGCCCACCCGCGACGCCTCACGGTCCCCGGCTCCGGCCTCGAGGGCGTCTACCACCTCCGCACGGTTGCAGACGCCGATGCCATCCGGGCCGCGGCAATGCCGGGGCGGCGGGCCATCGTGGTCGGCGCCGGCTGGATCGGCACCGAGGTGGCTGCATCCCTGCGACGCCTCGGCCTGGAGATCGCCCTGGTCTTTCGCTCCGGCGTGCCCTTCGCCCGTTCCCTCGGCGCCGACATAGGCGCGGTCTTCGCCGACCTCCACGCCGAACACGGCGTGGCCCTGCACCCCGGCGTCACCGTCACGGCGGTGCGCGGCCGCTCGGCCGTGGAAGGCGTCGAGCTGTCCAACGGCACCATCCTCGACGCGGACCTGGTCGTGGCCGGCCTCGGGGTCGAGCCGGCCGTTGAGCTGGCCCAGGCGGCCGGGCTGAAGGTAGCCGGCGGCGTCCTGACCGACGCCGGCCTGGCCACCAGCGCGCCCGGCGTGTACGCCGCGGGTGACGTGGCCAGCGTCGAGCACCCCGTGTTCGGCACCCGGGTCCGGTCCGAACACTGGTGGTCCGCCCTCACCCAACCACCGGTGGCCGCCGCCAACATGCTCGGGCACCCCGCTGCCTACGACTGGATCCCGACCTTCACCTCCAAGCAGTACGACGTCATGGTCGAATACACCGGACACGCACCCGGGTGCGACACCGTCGTGTTCCGAGGCGCACCCGAGAGCCGCCATTTCGCCGCCTTCTGGATCGACGGCGGCAGGGTCGCCGCCGGCATGACGGTCGGCATCCCCGGCCTCGAACGACACATCCGCGCCCTCGTCAGTAGGGGCACCCCCGTATCACTGGCTGCCCTTGCCGACGAGGATGCCAGCTTGGCCGACCTGGCCGCCACCGCCACTCGAGCAAAGGAGCAACTCATGGCCCACGAGCACCAGCACCCGGAGATCACCGAAGGCCTCCGCCAGTGGTACGACGCCTGTCCCTGCTGCATGAGCCAGGCACTACCCGAGGTCAAGCAGGCCCTCGACGAAGAGCGGGCCACTGCCAGCACCCATTCGGCTCACTGA
- a CDS encoding DUF2249 domain-containing protein, protein MAERDEEAGRAIRAHHEELLEGVRAKTAALAGTAAAGEAFDHPRAELIAYLAGEVLPHAAAEEGTIYRAVAAGLTETVDAMVAEHRLLEAKAEALASVEDPQACATLACEFSDLFARHVADENDVLLPALLRSDTTSLADVLGDMARAFSAAKAGPGSPHGAEAVLSVALSDALVGLARAGGGDEACRQAAATWSQVRHDHPRLAVALTALLHRLARFQPHDPGPEHEMQVVGGDDPALDVRRLAPAQRHQLIFTTWSALAPAAAFVLVNDHDPKPLRYQFAAEHPDEFSWDYLEAGPKVWKVRIGRTPTSAVA, encoded by the coding sequence ATGGCGGAAAGAGACGAGGAGGCCGGCCGGGCCATCCGGGCTCACCACGAGGAGCTGCTGGAGGGGGTGCGCGCCAAGACGGCGGCCCTGGCCGGAACGGCGGCAGCCGGAGAGGCCTTCGATCACCCGCGAGCCGAGCTGATCGCCTACCTGGCCGGCGAGGTGCTGCCCCACGCCGCCGCTGAGGAGGGAACCATCTACCGGGCCGTCGCTGCCGGCTTGACGGAAACGGTCGATGCGATGGTGGCGGAGCACCGGCTGCTCGAAGCCAAAGCCGAGGCGCTGGCCTCGGTCGAGGATCCCCAGGCATGCGCCACCCTGGCATGCGAGTTCTCCGACCTGTTCGCCCGGCATGTGGCCGACGAGAACGACGTCCTCCTGCCCGCACTGCTCCGCTCTGACACCACGTCACTGGCGGACGTCCTCGGCGACATGGCGCGGGCCTTCTCCGCCGCCAAGGCCGGTCCCGGGTCCCCCCACGGAGCCGAAGCGGTGCTCTCCGTCGCACTGTCCGATGCGCTGGTCGGCCTGGCTCGCGCCGGGGGCGGCGACGAAGCGTGCCGGCAAGCTGCCGCTACCTGGTCCCAGGTCCGCCACGACCATCCCCGGCTGGCCGTGGCCCTCACTGCCCTGCTGCACCGGCTGGCCCGCTTCCAACCCCACGACCCCGGGCCGGAACATGAGATGCAGGTCGTGGGTGGCGACGATCCCGCGCTCGACGTGCGCCGCCTGGCGCCCGCCCAGCGCCACCAGTTGATCTTCACCACCTGGTCCGCCCTGGCCCCAGCCGCCGCCTTCGTGCTGGTCAATGACCACGACCCCAAGCCGCTGCGCTACCAGTTCGCCGCCGAGCACCCCGATGAGTTCAGCTGGGACTACCTCGAAGCCGGACCCAAGGTCTGGAAGGTTCGGATCGGGCGGACCCCTACCTCGGCGGTGGCCTGA
- a CDS encoding DUF2249 domain-containing protein: protein MLDVRPILAAGQEPFEAIMEAVAGLEPGQPIVIVAPFEPVPLEGVLGSQGFMHEAEEIGGGDWRVTFRPAA from the coding sequence GTGCTGGACGTACGCCCGATCCTGGCCGCCGGCCAGGAGCCGTTCGAGGCGATCATGGAGGCGGTGGCCGGCCTGGAGCCGGGCCAGCCCATCGTCATCGTGGCCCCCTTCGAGCCGGTCCCGCTGGAGGGGGTGCTCGGATCCCAAGGCTTCATGCACGAGGCCGAGGAGATCGGCGGAGGGGATTGGCGGGTCACCTTCCGCCCGGCGGCATGA
- a CDS encoding metal-sulfur cluster assembly factor, which yields MSGVDELAREAVLDALSCVYDPELGLDVVSLGLVYDVRDEDGRVVVEMTLTTPGCPVSDMLPAEAGQAVAAAVGPLGVSSEVRVVWDPPWTPERLSPEAAACLGFTPSARRVGIVPR from the coding sequence ATGAGCGGCGTCGACGAACTGGCCCGCGAGGCGGTGCTCGATGCCCTTAGCTGCGTGTACGACCCCGAGCTCGGCCTCGACGTGGTGTCCCTCGGCCTGGTCTACGACGTCCGGGACGAGGATGGCCGGGTGGTGGTGGAGATGACCCTCACCACCCCGGGCTGTCCGGTCTCCGACATGCTGCCGGCCGAGGCCGGCCAGGCGGTAGCCGCTGCCGTCGGGCCCCTCGGCGTGTCCAGCGAGGTCCGGGTGGTTTGGGACCCGCCATGGACGCCCGAGCGGCTCTCACCCGAGGCGGCCGCCTGCCTGGGCTTCACCCCGTCCGCGCGCAGGGTGGGCATCGTGCCTCGGTGA
- a CDS encoding TOBE domain-containing protein, whose product MPSFTIGQAAELLGVSPDTVRRWVDGGQLPATRSAGGRRRLDGVALARFSAQRAGGASAPPVAESARNHFPGLVTKVTKDKVMAQVEIQAGPFRVVSLMSREAADELGLAPGVMAVASVKSTNVVVEIPDV is encoded by the coding sequence GTGCCCTCCTTCACCATCGGCCAGGCGGCGGAGCTGCTGGGAGTCAGCCCCGACACCGTGCGGCGCTGGGTCGACGGTGGACAGCTCCCCGCCACCCGTTCCGCCGGCGGCCGGCGTCGCCTCGACGGGGTGGCCCTGGCGCGGTTCTCGGCCCAGCGGGCGGGAGGGGCCAGTGCGCCCCCGGTGGCGGAATCGGCCCGGAACCACTTCCCGGGCCTGGTCACCAAGGTGACCAAGGACAAGGTCATGGCCCAGGTCGAGATCCAGGCCGGCCCGTTCCGGGTGGTGTCGCTGATGAGCAGGGAGGCGGCCGACGAGCTGGGCCTGGCCCCCGGGGTCATGGCGGTCGCCTCGGTGAAGTCGACGAACGTCGTGGTGGAGATCCCCGACGTCTGA
- a CDS encoding nuclear transport factor 2 family protein: MGSDTSDTSANKKVVQQFWDALAARDWEAMKSLLAEDAHYTDVGTPGPGGTGPEGVIARLKIGLEPLDGYTHLPGAHMIGEGDLVMTEHTERWTFHTGEVIDHSFVSVTALRDGRICRWHDYSNIPHITDNAPAWWLERISNAAR, from the coding sequence GTGGGCTCCGACACCTCCGACACCTCCGCCAACAAGAAAGTGGTGCAGCAGTTCTGGGACGCCCTGGCGGCCCGGGACTGGGAGGCCATGAAGTCTCTGCTCGCCGAGGACGCCCACTACACCGACGTCGGTACGCCCGGTCCGGGAGGGACCGGACCCGAAGGCGTGATCGCCCGGCTGAAGATCGGCCTCGAGCCCCTGGACGGCTACACCCACCTACCCGGGGCGCACATGATCGGTGAGGGTGACCTGGTGATGACCGAGCACACCGAGCGCTGGACCTTCCACACCGGGGAGGTCATCGACCACTCCTTCGTGTCGGTCACCGCCCTCCGCGACGGGCGGATCTGCCGTTGGCACGACTACTCGAACATCCCGCACATCACGGACAATGCCCCGGCGTGGTGGCTGGAACGGATCAGCAACGCCGCTCG
- a CDS encoding ABC transporter ATP-binding protein produces MSLCARVDLTLGTLRLCVDLDVDNSAAVAIVGPNGAGKTTLLRALAGLVPLDAGAVAVDGTVVEDPSRQVRMPPEQRRLGVVFQEPRLFDNLSALENVAFGLRARGVPRAEARTRASTWLERVGIPQVARLRPRQLSGGQAQRVALARALVGEPTVLLLDEPLAAVDASARAELRQLLRHELARYPGSRMVVTHDPIEAAALAERLVVIEDGRVSQEGPLVDVTARPRSAWVATMVGLNLFQGRASGTTVRLDSGALLTTAAPLEGSSFVAFRPNAVTLHRRPPEGSARNVWAGAVAELYPAGDRARVRITGEVPLVAEVTAGAVAELALADHGRVWVSVKATDIEAYPA; encoded by the coding sequence GTGAGCCTGTGCGCCCGGGTCGACCTGACCCTCGGCACTCTTCGGCTGTGCGTCGACCTCGACGTGGACAACAGCGCGGCCGTGGCCATCGTCGGGCCCAACGGCGCGGGCAAGACCACCCTCCTGCGCGCCCTGGCGGGCCTGGTTCCCCTCGACGCCGGTGCCGTGGCGGTCGACGGCACGGTGGTCGAGGACCCCTCCCGGCAGGTGAGGATGCCGCCCGAGCAGCGCCGCCTCGGCGTCGTGTTCCAGGAGCCGCGCCTGTTCGACAACCTCTCGGCCCTGGAGAACGTGGCCTTCGGCCTGCGGGCGCGAGGCGTCCCTCGAGCCGAAGCCCGTACGCGGGCGTCGACCTGGCTCGAGCGGGTCGGCATCCCCCAGGTCGCCCGCCTCCGCCCCCGCCAGCTGTCCGGGGGCCAGGCCCAGCGCGTGGCGCTGGCCCGGGCGCTGGTGGGCGAACCCACGGTCCTCCTGCTGGACGAACCGCTGGCCGCGGTGGACGCCTCCGCCCGGGCCGAGCTCCGCCAGCTCCTCCGTCACGAGCTGGCCCGCTACCCCGGATCTCGCATGGTCGTCACCCACGATCCGATCGAGGCCGCCGCACTGGCCGAGCGGCTCGTCGTGATCGAGGACGGTCGGGTGAGCCAGGAGGGGCCGCTGGTCGACGTGACCGCCCGGCCTCGCTCGGCGTGGGTGGCGACCATGGTCGGGCTCAACCTCTTCCAGGGCCGGGCCTCGGGGACCACCGTCCGGCTCGACAGCGGCGCCCTCCTGACCACGGCGGCCCCCCTCGAGGGCTCCTCGTTCGTGGCGTTCCGGCCCAATGCGGTCACCCTCCACCGCCGACCCCCCGAGGGCAGCGCCCGGAACGTGTGGGCCGGGGCCGTGGCCGAGCTGTACCCGGCGGGGGACCGGGCCCGAGTACGGATAACCGGCGAGGTCCCGCTCGTTGCCGAGGTCACCGCCGGCGCGGTGGCCGAGCTGGCCCTCGCCGACCACGGTCGCGTGTGGGTGTCGGTGAAAGCGACGGACATCGAGGCGTACCCGGCGTGA
- a CDS encoding MOSC domain-containing protein has translation MSGTALGAVERVACYPVKSLRGRWSGHVRITDLGVEHDRSYAVYGQDGKIASGKTTRRFRRMPHLLDLQAWAEEGAVYVGLLNAWTFPATDPAAWKAVSEVVGEPIEIRREAGVAHKDVAPLHLMTTASLRWAAALRPGFDDAAARFRPNVVIGVEGTDRTEDDWVGRRLQVGACVFRVTQRVERCVMPTLAQDGLPFLPGLLAALTTESDACLGVYAEVEVPGDISLGDRVAFA, from the coding sequence ATGTCAGGGACGGCTCTGGGAGCGGTCGAGCGGGTCGCCTGCTATCCGGTGAAGTCGCTGCGGGGCCGGTGGTCGGGCCATGTCCGGATAACGGACCTCGGCGTCGAGCATGACCGCTCGTACGCCGTCTACGGGCAGGACGGGAAGATCGCCAGCGGCAAGACCACCCGCCGGTTCCGCCGGATGCCACACCTGCTGGACCTGCAGGCATGGGCAGAGGAAGGCGCCGTCTATGTGGGCCTGCTCAACGCGTGGACCTTTCCGGCCACCGATCCGGCCGCCTGGAAGGCCGTGAGCGAGGTGGTCGGTGAGCCGATCGAGATCCGGCGGGAGGCCGGAGTGGCCCACAAGGACGTTGCTCCGCTCCACCTGATGACAACGGCTTCGCTGCGCTGGGCTGCCGCCCTGCGACCCGGCTTCGACGATGCCGCGGCGCGCTTCCGGCCCAACGTCGTGATCGGGGTGGAGGGCACCGACCGAACGGAGGACGACTGGGTGGGCAGGAGGCTGCAGGTCGGCGCCTGCGTGTTCCGGGTCACCCAACGCGTAGAGCGCTGCGTCATGCCGACCCTGGCCCAGGACGGGCTCCCGTTCCTCCCGGGACTGCTGGCGGCGCTGACCACGGAGTCCGACGCTTGTCTCGGTGTTTACGCCGAGGTCGAGGTTCCGGGTGACATCTCGCTCGGCGACCGGGTCGCCTTCGCTTAG
- the modA gene encoding molybdate ABC transporter substrate-binding protein yields MGSRSRTVGAAALAVCSLSLAACGSSRSSSVAATTTSTAAGSTTTTPAPITGSLAVFAAASLTGAFNSAKTTLTGANSGLDLTYNFAGSNALVTQIQQGAPADVFASADTKNMDKLVSAGLVETPVTFARNKLEIAVAPGNPRHITGLTDLARSGVTVVLEAVGVPAGDYTRSVLASQRITVDPKSLETDVKSALAKVTSGEADATVVYVTDVTAAGSSVEGVTVPDSLQPDITYPIAVLKATENHAAAQAFVDSAVSGDVQKALEAGGFLPPQ; encoded by the coding sequence ATGGGCTCACGCTCGAGGACCGTCGGGGCCGCCGCCCTGGCCGTCTGTTCGCTGTCACTGGCAGCCTGCGGGTCCAGCCGCTCCTCGAGCGTGGCGGCCACGACGACGTCCACCGCGGCCGGGTCGACCACGACAACGCCGGCACCGATCACCGGCAGCCTGGCCGTCTTTGCCGCCGCTTCGCTCACCGGGGCCTTCAACTCGGCCAAGACCACCCTCACCGGCGCCAACTCCGGTCTGGATCTGACCTACAACTTCGCCGGCTCCAACGCCCTGGTGACTCAGATCCAACAGGGCGCCCCTGCCGACGTCTTCGCCTCGGCCGACACCAAGAACATGGACAAGCTGGTCTCGGCCGGTCTGGTGGAAACGCCGGTGACCTTCGCCCGGAACAAGCTCGAGATTGCTGTAGCCCCCGGCAACCCGAGGCACATCACCGGCCTGACCGATCTGGCCCGGTCCGGCGTCACGGTGGTGCTCGAGGCGGTCGGGGTCCCGGCGGGGGACTACACCCGCTCCGTGCTGGCGTCGCAGCGCATCACCGTCGATCCGAAGTCGCTCGAGACCGACGTCAAGTCGGCGCTGGCCAAGGTGACCTCGGGAGAGGCCGACGCGACGGTGGTGTACGTGACCGACGTGACCGCGGCGGGATCGTCGGTCGAAGGCGTGACCGTCCCGGACTCGCTGCAGCCGGACATCACCTATCCCATTGCCGTGTTGAAGGCCACCGAGAACCACGCCGCCGCCCAGGCGTTCGTGGACTCGGCCGTCTCCGGCGACGTGCAGAAGGCCCTGGAGGCCGGCGGTTTCCTCCCCCCGCAGTAG